In a single window of the Centroberyx gerrardi isolate f3 chromosome 17, fCenGer3.hap1.cur.20231027, whole genome shotgun sequence genome:
- the ky gene encoding kyphoscoliosis peptidase, with protein MSAEVAIQKFSFPFSCTARLSQQDELPQKGCIQVKALELQGLQENPILNDQSPVTVIGALVQNETQAQGNPKPPLGGDIAAAPARAKLVSAEAQSAVLSRRSVFEKLTVESEDQRPAAKRQLSSESAARTIAVVKKSAVRKEAEEERHLKPKPQPGQRAAPCGAGGAAGKRRRRKDLFSSPEVFHRVDAHAIRAGTELKEKCVFEVKTIAQSITQGARTELERLRAIWVWLCHNIEYDVSGYLGQSEKLSSPEEVIAAGRGVCCGYSSLCLEMCREVGIECQEVPGHSKGIGHRQGQSLKNVKSDHMWNAVLLGGQWFLMDACWGAGRVDMDHKSFVKRFDDFYFLTDPEDFIHSHFPDEERWQLLDSPVPLEEFERRVFKTSAFFAMGLRLIQPHHFYIVTDDGEANVSIGFSRPVTFAYEITQHQDLLHCGASEQRESVNSSSGLLTVSHRSMKLQLLPPASGTYDVKVFARPELATASLSWVCSFAVECPTPRATEEIPENPFLSWGLQPTAGSLGVAGSSQGSEAAELEAGVFELALKTSRPLMVLCELVHPGLEAAVAKRCLATQIQQNLLTCHVLCPLRGFYRLAVFVRDYEKMDVKFQNAANFLLHCKGKVVDPDELFPPNLGSSCGPGIRTSEAGLSKFSHTAALVSTQQGKCNITFHNQRDLELHTVLSREESKTATRPLARHLFCTYTDSKVTVSASLPDAGVYRLGLYARIAPGGDFNPMCDFVLRNSCDQPGPPFPCAYSAWGKGCVLFEPRVGLLEPLCWVRFRVRVPGAQKVSVVGETRTDLKLNKSRVWEGEVFTGSLQQLKLAAASGESGDMAVMMTFDIKQLEREA; from the exons ATGTCAGCTGAGGTTGCAATACAGAAgttctccttccccttctcctgCACCGCACGTCTTTCCCAACAAGATGAGCTGCCCCAGAAGGGATGCATCCAGGTGAAGGCGCTGGAGCTTCAAGGCCTTCAGGAGAACCCCATCTTAAACGATCAGAGTCCTGTTACCGTTATAGGAGCCCTAGTCCAGAATGAGACCCAGGCCCAGGGCAATCCAAAGCCTCCTCTTGGGGGAGACATAGCTGCTGCCCCGGCCCGGGCCAAGCTGGTCTCCGCTGAGGCCCAGAGCGCTGTGCTCTCCAGGCGCAGCGTGTTTGAGAAACTGACAGTTGAGAGCGAGGATCAGCGCCCCGCGGCTAAGAGACAGCTGTCCTCCGAGAGCGCGGCCAGGACCATCGCCGTGGTGAAGAAGAGCGCGGTGAGGAAGGAGGCGGAGGAAGAGAGGCACCTGAAACCTAAACCACAGCCGGGACAGAGGGCCGCACCGTGCGGCGCGGGCGGAGCGGCGGGGAAGAGGAGGCGTCGAAAGGACCTGTTCTCCAGCCCCGAGGTTTTCCACAGAGTCGACGCTCATGCCATCCGGGCCGGGACAGAG ctgaaggaaaagtgtgtgtttgaggtgaaGACCATAGCACAGAGCATCACACAAGGAGCCAGAACTGAGCTGGAGAGACTTCGTGCCATCTGGGTCTGGCTGTGCCACAACATCG AGTACGATGTGAGTGGGTACCTGGGCCAGTCGGAGAAGCTGTCCTCCCCAGAGGAGGTGATAGCAGCGGGCCGGGGCGTGTGCTGCGGCTACTCCAGCCTCTGTCTGGAGATGTGCAG AGAGGTGGGCATTGAGTGCCAGGAAGTGCCGGGCCACAGTAAGGGTATCGGCCACCGCCAGGGCCAGAGCCTCAAGAACGTCAAGTCTGATCACATGTGGAACGCTGTGCTGCTGGGAGGACAATGGTTCCTAATGGACGCCTGCTGGGGAGCAGGCCGAGTGGACATGGATCATAAAAGCTTTGTCAAAAG GTTCGATGATTTCTATTTCCTAACGGACCCAGAGGACTTCATCCACTCACACTTCCCTGATGAGGAGAGGTGGCAGCTCCTGGACTCCCCCGTCCCCCTGGAGGAGTTTGAGAGGCGGGTCTTCAAAACCTCGGCCTTCTTCGCCATGGGGCTCAGACTTATTCAGCCTCATCACTTTTACATAGTCACAG ATGACGGAGAGGCAAATGTGTCCATCGGCTTCTCCAGGCCGGTCACTTTTGCCTACGAGATCACCCAGCATCAGGACCTCCTGCACTGTGGAGCCTCGGAGCAGAGAGAGTCCGTCAACTCCTCGTCGGGCCTCCTAACGGTCTCCCACCGCAGCatgaagctgcagctgctgccgcCTGCGAGCGGCACATACGACGTCAAGGTGTTCGCCAGACCTGAACTGGCCACCGCGTCTCTGAGCTGGGTCTGTTCCTTCGCCGTCGAGTGTCCGACGCCCAGGGCCACGGAGGAGATCCCCGAGAACCCCTTCCTGTCTTGGGGCCTGCAGCCCACGGCGGGGTCCCTGGGGGTGGCGGGCAGCAGCCAGGGGAGCGAGGCGGCCGAGCTGGAGGCGGGCGTCTTCGAGTTGGCGTTGAAGACGTCCAGGCCTCTGATGGTGCTGTGTGAGCTGGTGCACCCGGGGCTGGAAGCTGCCGTCGCCAAGCGCTGCCTGGCGACTCAGATCCAACAGAACCTCCTGACCTGCCACGTGCTCTGCCCCCTGCGCGGCTTCTACCGTCTGGCGGTGTTCGTGCGAGACTACGAGAAGATGGACGTCAAGTTCCAGAACGCCGCAAACTTCCTGCTGCACTGCAAGGGGAAGGTGGTCGATCCGGACGAGCTGTTCCCTCCTAACCTGGGCTCGTCGTGCGGGCCGGGGATCCGCACGTCGGAGGCGGGGCTGTCCAAGTTCAGCCATACGGCGGCGCTGGTGAGCACGCAGCAGGGCAAGTGTAACATCACCTTCCACAACCAGCGGGACCTGGAGCTTCACACTGTGCtcagcagagaagagagcaaAACGGCGACTCGCCCGCTCGCCCGCCACCTCTTCTGCACGTACACAGACAGCAAGGTGACGGTGAGCGCCAGCCTGCCTGATGCCGGGGTGTACCGGCTGGGCCTGTACGCCCGGATCGCCCCCGGAGGAGATTTCAACCCCATGTGTGACTTCGTTCTGAGGAACAGCTGCGATCAGCCGGGGCCCCCGTTCCCCTGCGCCTACTCCGCCTGGGGGAAAGGCTGCGTGCTCTTTGAGCCCCGCGTGGGCCTGCTGGAGCCCCTCTGCTGGGTGCGCTTCAGGGTGAGGGTCCCCGGGGCGCAGAAGGTGAGCGTGGTGGGCGAGACACGGACCGACCTGAAGCTGAATAAGAGCAGAGTGTGGGAGGGGGAAGTGTTCACCGGGAGCCTCCAGCAACTGAAACTGGCTGCTGCCTCGGGGGAGTCCGGCGACATGGCTGTTATGATGACCTTTGACATCAagcagctagagagagaagcgTGA